The nucleotide sequence GGATTTAGGAATGAAAATGTAAGAGCAAAGGGTTCAATGAAGCCAAATGATATAAAGACAGAGATTAGTTAGTGCAAAGAATTTACAAAACACTTCTAAGACTTActccatctgtccccatctttccACAGTTCTACACATATACCAGTCACAAGTATGCTGTGGTAATGTTGGGACTTTGGTTCAGTACAACTCTTCCATTAGTACTTGATGTAAACTGTTGTCCCACTTGTTTTGTGAACCTGTCCTTTTAATCTTGGTTCAAccagaaaaaagtaaattaaacatttaaatcaaTGTCATGATTGACACAACTAATAATGTGACTTTAGAGTGTATAAATAAAGACTATACTTTCAGGGATCATTTCTATAGTTCGTTACTAGAGTGTATAAATGGAGGCAACGATCTAATCCTGTTTGATTCTACAGTGATCAGATATAGAACTCTTCATAAATTCTAGATTTCGTAATTTAAGAAGTGCATGAGCAAACTGCAGTGAATTTGGAGGAAAGCAACTAAAGTGGCTTAGAAGTATGGAAAATGAGTAACAGTGGACAGAGCTCAGATGTTTAAATTGGGGAACAAAAGACTCTGTTGGAACCAAGGAATGGTGATCACTTAACAGAGCAATTCAATttgtcccatttaatcctcaaagtaTAGAATTAAAAACAATAGTTAAAAGTTATAGGGAGACACATTGTAATTCACTATGGAGAATAACTTTCTAACAGAAAAACGTATCCAGTGATGGGACAACGCTGCTTCAGAAGACTACTTTCTATCACGGATTTTGTCCGATAAAGGCTGGGATTTAAGCATCAGGATCAAATCTCTTTCTGAAATCCATGATATGCATCTAAAATGTGTCAAGAAAGAAAACCTATCCAGGTAATCTCAATGACATAAAAAAGTGCAATGGAAAATATTAAGGCTAATAAGAACTTGAGGTTTTCATTaacactgaaaaaaatgaatagtaTTTTCCAAGAATCATTAGTTGGCAGTaaacaaaggggaaataaaaaaggaattgtTGACTGCGGCTTGGTCAACAAAGTCCCAGAATTATATCATGGGAATACAAATAGTCCAACTCCATTAATTGAAgaaattggaatttttttctgaaaaaatgtGTATGGAAATCTCTCACTCTCTGAGCCAAATTTTGAGTAGCTGTTTAGTTTGACCAAAGAGGGCTCTGCAAGGATTGTGTAGGGGTTTCAGGGGATTTGGGGGGTGAACAAGGAAAAAGATATGACCATGAGGTGGCAGTGGCACACACAACTTTTATTTGGGGACACTGCTTTGATAGATTTCTATGTGGGGGAAATCCTTCACAGCATGAGACCTTCCAGAGGCTATAGGCATGGGGGCCACTACTCAGAAAGGGAGGAGGGCTAGAGAACTCCTAGGAGAAAGAGGGGGATCAGAGAGAAGGCTTACATGTCTAGGTATTGTCAGCATGTGGCAGAGCTCTGAAGGGCACAGTAACTTGGGGCCATTATCATATATGGTTAATAGAATTTATCTTATCTATGGCTAGCAGATATTAGGCACAGTTTCCTGGGGTATGCAAAGCAGAATGGTTAAAAATCTGCTCATTTGGACTATGTATAAAACAATTCGGTATGTAAAAATTTTGACACCTGTgggcttttttttaattgtggtaacattggtatataacattatgtaaatttcaggtgtacatcgttatattttgattttgatgtagattacaccatgttcaccacccaaagactaattacaatccattcaccatacacatgtgcctaatcacctcttttgccctccttcctccccccttcccctcaggtaacTACCAATTCAGTCTCTGTTTCTATATGattgtttttatctttatcttctacttatcagtgagatcatacagtatttgactttctccctctgacttatttcacttagcataataccctcgaggtccatccatgttgtcacaaacatctggatttcattatttcttatggctgagtagtattccattgtgtatgtataccacatcttctttatccattcatcccttgacggGCACCaacgttgcttccaagtcttggaaatcgtgaatgatgctgcagtgaacataggggtgcgtgttctttatgcattcgtgttttcatgttctttgaataaatacccaacagtagaatagttggatcatatggtagttcaattcttaatttttttgaggaatcttcatactattttccatagtggctgcaccagtttgcactcccatcagcagtatatgagagttctcttttctccatatcctctccgaACCTTGTTATTTCCTGTCATGTTAATTATAACTATTCTGAGGGGAgtgagatatctcattgtagtttttttttttttttttttgtgagaaagatcagccctgagctaacatccatgctaatcctcctctttttgctgaggaagaccggccctgagccaacgtccattgctaatcctcctccttttttttttcccggaagccccagtagatagttgtacgtcacagttgcacctccttctagttactgtatgtgggacgcaacctcagcatggccggagaaggggtacgttggtgcgcgcccaggatccaaacccgggctgccagtagcagagcacgcgcacttaaccactaagccacgccctcattgtagttttgatttgcattttcctgataattaatgataattaatttgttaatgtggtatatcatgttgattgatttatggatgtcaaaccatctctgcatccctggaataaatcccacttgatcatggtgtatgatctttttactgtattgttgtattcaatttgccagtattttgttgaggattattgcatcaatgttcatcagtgatattagcctgcaattttctttttttgtgttgtccttgcttTATTTTGGTTCAGGGTAATGTTTGCTTCATAGAATGACTTAGGAAGCTTGTCcacctcttcaactttttggaaaagtttgagaaggataggtattaagtctcctttaaatgtttggtagaattcactaaggtagccatctggtcctggacttctattttttgtgaggtttttgattactgtttcgatctccttgctggtgatttgtctattcaaattttctatttcttcttgattcaattttggaaggttgtataattttAAGAactcatccatttcttctagattttccaatttgttggtgtatagctttttatagtattctcttataatcttttgtatttctgaggtgtccattataatttctcctctttcatttttgactttatttatttgaggcttttctgttttttcttggtgggtctagctaaaggtttgtcaattttgtttatcttttcaaacaccagctcttggtttcattgatttttctctaatgtttttttcgtctctatttcatttatttcagctctgatttttattatttccttccttctactgatttggggttttgtttgttcatctttttccagTCTCTTTAGGTGTTAGATTGTCtattagatttttcttgtttactgAGATAGGCCTgttttgctataaacttccctcttagaaccacttttgccgtgtcccataaattttggtatatgtttttttcattttcagtggtctctaggtattttttgatttctcctttgatttcttcattgacccaatcgttattcagtagcattttgtttaatctccacatatttgtggcttttctgaatttcttcctgtagttgatgtCAAGTTtcaagaaaagatgcttggtattatttcaattttctttaatttattgagacttgttttgttgccTAGTATGTGacctatcctagagaatgttccatgtgcgtttgaaaagaatgtgtattctgtagtttttgggtggaatgttctgtatatacctactaagtccatctggtctagtgtgtgtcatttaaggcaaaTGTTTCCTTATTATCTTCTATTTGAATGATCTATcaattggtgtaagtggaatggtaaagtcccctactattattgtgtcactatctatttcttcttcttttttttttttttgtgaggaagatcagccctgagctaacatctattgccaatcctcctccctatttctttttccctttttctccccaaagccccagtagatagttgtacgtcatagttatacatccttctagttgctgtatgtgggacgcagcctctgcatggccagacaagcagtgcattggcgcatgcccgggatccgaacccaggcccccagtagtggagcgcgtgcacttaaccactaagccacggggccagccttgtgtatttctccttttatgtctgttaataattgttttatatatttacgtgctcctatgttgggtgcagagatatttacaagtgttgtatCCTCTTATTGTTCTTTTGATCATCATGTAGtgcccttttttgtctcttgttacaatttttgttttaaagtccattttgtctgagGTAAGttttgctaccccagctttctttgtattgccatttgcatggagtatctttttatatcccttcactttcagtttgtgagcgtcttaaggtctgaaatgtgtctcttgcatgcagcatatgtatgggtcctgtttttttacccaatcagccaccctatccCTTTTGATTGGAGCCTTTAGTcccttgacatttaaagtagctattgataagtatgtacttattgccattttgttactcttttcctgggtgttttagtagtttttccctattccttttttgttctcttgctctcttcccttgtggtttaatGGTTTTCATTAGTATTATCTttaggttcctttctcttaattttttttgtatttattataggtttcaggtttgtgattaccatgaggttcatatatactaatctatgtatatagcaatctatattaagttgatggcctctttagtttgacctctttctaaaagctctactcttttactcccctcctcctacattttacgttttttttttttttttttagactttatttatttattttttttgtgaggaagatcagccctgagctaacatccatgctaatcctcctctttttgctgagaaagaccggctctgagctaacatctattgccaatcctcctcctttttttcccccgaatCCCCAGtagatatgtcatagttgcacatccttctagttgctgtatgtgggacgcggcctcagcatggccggagaagcggtgggtcgctgtgcgcccgggatccgagcccgggccaccagtagcagagggcgcgcacttaaccgctaagccacggggccggccccattttatgttttgatatcaTACCAAACCTCTTTTCTTGTGTTTGtgtatccgttaccctcttataatgcaaatagataattttagtagttttgtcttttgacctttatATTAtattcataggtggttgatctactACCTTTACTATAggtttgcctttaccagtgattttattgctttttttgatatttttcttattcctatttgtggtcttctctttcccacttaaataagtccctttagcatttcttgcaagactggtttcttggtgataaactcctttaatttttgcttgtctgggaaactatctctcctttcattctgaatgataaccttgctgggtagaatattcttggctctaggttttttcctttcagtactttaaatatatcatgccactttcttatagcctgtaaagtttctgctgagaagtcagctgatagccttatgggatttcctttgtatgtaactctttgcctttctcttgtggcttttaagattctctctttgtctttaattatggacattttaattatgatgtgtcttggtgtgggcctctttggaggTATcatttttggtgctctctgttcttcctgtacctggatgtctgtttccttccttagggtagggaagtttttagctattatttcttcaaatagatgctcttcccctttgtctctctcttctccttctgggacacctatgacacggatgttagtgcacttgatgttgtcccagaggtcccttagactgtctttgttctttttaattcttttttctttcagctattcagcttgggtgatttcctctagtcttttgtctagctcactgatccattcttctgtatcctctactctgctattgaggccctctagtgaatttttcttttccagtattgtatttttcacttctgattttttcttttttatattttccagttctttgttgatgttcttactgagttcatccattcttctcccaagatcagtgagcatccttatgactgtttttttgaactctttgtcaggaagatagtttatttctatttcatttagttctttttctgaggttttgtcctgtcccttacttggaatgtattcctttgtgtcctcattttgcctctttctctgtgcttatatcaatgtattaggtaggtcagctatgtcttccCTTCtcggagaggtggccttatgtaagataTGCCTTATGAGGCACAGCAATgggcttccctcttgtcaccagttccaaatgctCCAGTAGTGACCCCTgtatgggctacatgtgtccttctgttatggcagggttgctcttctgcaggtgcccagggaggctaggctgtccccctggctggctggttgtaattcTCAGCTgagtgtggctgctatggacacttcagtcactttatcaggtttggggagccccagcatGGTTGGCTGCAAGCTCTAATAGCACATACCTgtttcagtttttctgttaagtgagtaggcccccagcgtggctggttgctaggctcagggactTACAATTGCTGGAAGCCTCCAGCCtacaaggctgttgtcagctctctcaggatttcagctgagtggggctggccccaggcatgggagcaccaaattgtttcaggctttggaaggtggggccgatcccctatgtggctgtttgagaagcacaagtctttttTAGCTGACGAGCACtaccacccacagggccacacacaccatCAACACAGTTCTGCACCGTATGCATGCCCCGACCCACTGAAACAGAGCCAGTCACCCTGCAGCAGGGGGCCCACACTCTCCAACAGTGCCCCAAACACTCCACCTGCTCTTCACGCAAACCCTGCCCTGAAGAGGCAGACCCACTCACCTGGCTGCAGAGGATCCAGGCACCCACCTATGTGGGCTCACAGGTTACCTGAGAGTTTGCTGTTGGGGATGGGCCAGTCCCtagagtgggctgcctgccctggctgagctggattaaaatggtgctctagtgggtgaggcagactCTGGGCTAATAGGCCAGGGAAAggactccaatggtgtctgccagtgtctgtgtcaacatgcctgtactaggtcacaatatgGTTGCTGTTAATGTCTCAGTCCCcggggaggtctcacctctcaccaagatgcacccagagcctatcaggtgagtttcttcaccaaaggactgtgcacttttctttctggtgattttaggttgctttcgtaatgggtgaatttgtgcacgGGCCTTTGAAGAAAAGGCTTTTTTTCCCTAATGTCCGATAGCTTTTCTGAGGATATTCCCTGTTGTTTTTAGTaggcagcaaagccagatattaccACATTCATttcagttgtgctgagtccaaaagctgcttgtAATGGTAATGGTTCCCCGCTCAGATGCACCACTCCTCCAGCGAAGGCTTCATACCTTAGGATTGCTCCTCGCTGGCCATGAAGTGCCGTGGTTCacgaaggtggctttttttctctccagaaaggaatttctgcctctttcacctcagtcagcactgttccttgttgtgggtttttttttgatccagttttcagttctccctcaggggtaatttttccaagaatagTTGGAAATTTGTTgtctccatgggaggaggtgagttcaaaaTCTggctatgctgccatcttgatatTGTCTTCACCTGTGGGCTTTTGCGCTAACAGCATTCAGCCTGCTGTGAAGGAGAAAACAACCTAGGGGCCAATATACAGAAGctatctttcattcatttatgtggCAGATGGTCTTTGAAATAGATAGTTTGTGATGGCTTTTTACTCTGTTTTCTGTGTTTATCCAGATTTCAGCATTCATTCTTTCTCTAAATCTCCCGTTATGGCACCATAAAGCAGAGAATTACTTAATCTGGTCTACACTAAAGGTGTTTAGTTTTGAAAGagaatttatgttatttttattgttttgaaagTAACACAtgcttattttagaaaaaatgaataatatagaaaaatacaaCAAGAAGTTTAAATCATCCACACTTCCATTTCTAGGTCCATTTCTCATTTACCTTTctagtcttctctctctttctatatatttcatatattggaTACATATGtgattttttcaaaattagaatCAGAGTACATGCAGTTTgtcaatatttttgtttaatattatAACATGAGTCTTTTCCCATAGCACTAAATTTTCCCTGAAGTATGATTCTTAATGGGTGTATGATATTCCATTTTTATCAATGGACCTTAACTATATTTCTTTTTGGGTGCACTTATAATTTTATGCAAATTTTCCAGGaatctgtgatttttatttctttagaaaaaaattcttggaaatagatcgtgtgtttgtgtatttttagGACGTTTGCCAGAAGTTTGCCGATTTTAACTTCGTAGCAAGGTAAGTTGTCATTGGTTAGAGGTACCTGGAAGACAGTAGAGCACAGAGCGTACAGTACTGGATTGTCCTGGATTGATCCAAACTTTACGATACACTAGCTGTGCCAGGGTGGTAAAGCACTTAACCTTTATGTGCTTAGGTCCCCATGTGTAATACAGGATCAAAACTATTGTTCTCACCCATGTAATGCTGTTATTGTGAGAGCCTCCAGAGTTAGGGAAGCTCTTTGAATTTTTGGACCTTCGTCAATTGCAAACATGGTTTCAATCTAGCTTCAGAGCACTGACAAATAGCTCACTGATTCTTGTCCCATTCCACTAGAATAAAGTAGATTTTTAACCAAACAAATAACTATGTTGCTTTCATCAAGCAGAATGAATTCATTATGAAAAATGCAAATGTCATTCCAGAACACATTTCTGTGTATTCCTTTTTAGGGGATGCCTTGTGTTGAGAGGACTAGCAGGTATCAGAAAAAggtattcattcaaaaataccTTGTTTCCAAGTGCTTTCTCATATATTATCCCATTGggatttgttttcttcatctatcATTTTTAGTGTGCAAAGTGGGCTTGAACTAAGCATTGCCTACAGACTGCCTTCTTGAGCCTGGCCTCTAGTGATGGGATGGCATCCAGGCCCCTGCTGGGAGTTATTCTTGCATGTCTGAATCTCTCCTACAACCCTTAATCCTCTCTCTCTTGCCCAGCTTTCCTTAGCCTTTTCCGGAGTTGCTCACAGAAGGCATCCCACTCAACCCTCTCTAGGGACACATCAAAGTAGTCCTCTTTCTGCAGCCACCGGGCAAGGCGGTGGTAGCTGTGCAGCTGCCGCCGATCAATAGGTTCCAGAAACAGCAACAGGAGGCGAGCAATCCCAGGCTTGGCCACCAAGTGGTAGGTGGCGAGCCTTAACTCCAGATTGCACCAGTGACTTCCCAGGGCCTGGTGGCTGAGCACACAGAGGGTGGCTCTGCTGCTCTCCATGCTGGCAACCATAGCATCCATCCTGTCCTGCCCAACCCCAAAGTCCCTCTCAGGCAGGCATAGCCTCAAACCCTCGCCAGCTGAAAGAGGCTTCTCCAGGGCAGGGACAAGTTTTTCCAGCACCCAGGCTTGGTCCTGCTCACAATAGGATATAAAGACATCATAGTGGAATTGTCTTCTGGGGCGCCGCCCACAAAATTTCCACCACCAGGCATGAAATAGGGTCCGGAGGTGGTGAAGCCAGGGCCATTTAGGACAGCCAAGCAATGCAAGGAAGGTCAGCAGGAGCACCAGAGTGAAGCTGGTTAGAAAGCTCTGAAACTCAGCATCATGTGAGCAGTGACCAGAAAGGAAGGAGAGCAATGGCGTCTGGGAGTAGTCAGAGGCATTGGCCCTGCAGATGGATTTCTCCAGTCCATACACAAAGGTGTTTGGGGCCCGTGTTGCCCAAGGCCCCACCCAAGAGCTTTCACACTGGCAAGTGAAGGTGATATCTGAGAAATAAACATATTGAGGCATCTGGGGGATTAGTTCCTGGAGGCTGCtgtccagccccagagcccattCAGAGTTGAGCAGCAGCAGCTGAAGGAGGCCTAAGTCCCTGAAGCTGGAGGCAGAGAGGTTCCCAAGGTTCAGATTGCTCAGAGCCAGCACCTGTAACTGAGGCAGCTCCTTCAGTAGCTTCTCCAGCTTCACTGAGCTTGGCTGAGAGAGGAAATCCAAGTCCCCCAGCTCCAGCACTCGCAGCCTGGGCATCCCAAATAGATGCAGATCTTCTGTACCCTCGTGGTCAGACCAGAAGTGCAAGTGCTCCAGCAGAGGGAGCTGTGGGAAGAATCTCTGGGATTGACAGTCAGTGAAAATGTAGGGGCTGCAGCCTCGCAGAGTGAGGTGACGTAGGGAAGGGAAATGGACTGTGTTGTTGTCCGAATGCAGCAACATATTGGAAGTTTGCAAGGTAAGGTTCTCCAAGAACAAGAAGGGTTCTCCACTGGGGACTCCAAACTGAATGTAAACATTTGCCTGTACCTCCAAGCTGAGCAGTGCTGGAGGCCAGGGAGGATAGATCTCCAGCATCTCAAGAGAACCTAGCTGCAGATGGCTCagcttgtggggaccctggagcTGTTTGC is from Diceros bicornis minor isolate mBicDic1 chromosome 5, mDicBic1.mat.cur, whole genome shotgun sequence and encodes:
- the LOC131405843 gene encoding toll-like receptor 11, with the translated sequence MARPLLSFTLLCLLFLGLMSLSWMSWAWTAPDCTIGDSSLLPNISYYIPFCSLAPGLHLFASCSNVKDLAQTLTAVPRGIEALCLQGTVPFLPADAFGHFPTLQLLRLQLGTIRITSRTFQGLDQLRHLSFEHHAPCCLSLFLPPDALEPLRFLNTLSFHGYCLNYSQNIQLPISLRCLTLRHSCLTDLQELQVLFPNLVPGSSPTTRPSPWTSFLEVLDLSVNLQLSRVGSRALHGLQLRSLTLDGTPLSALDLLGSGLLHLDSLSLVATGAEKLPGNVSRYFELRALDLGRNQIQNLEDEYLLSCHSLEILSLHANGLQSLPSRFLSALPQLQRLNLSMNKLGPTLVLPGGLVSSNLRVLDLSHNELSVLPYRAFSSLPQLQELRLSGNNISNLSSESLEGLRWLKTLDLSWNQIKVLKPGWLSSLPVLTSLNLLGTHLEHISGKQLQGPHKLSHLQLGSLEMLEIYPPWPPALLSLEVQANVYIQFGVPSGEPFLFLENLTLQTSNMLLHSDNNTVHFPSLRHLTLRGCSPYIFTDCQSQRFFPQLPLLEHLHFWSDHEGTEDLHLFGMPRLRVLELGDLDFLSQPSSVKLEKLLKELPQLQVLALSNLNLGNLSASSFRDLGLLQLLLLNSEWALGLDSSLQELIPQMPQYVYFSDITFTCQCESSWVGPWATRAPNTFVYGLEKSICRANASDYSQTPLLSFLSGHCSHDAEFQSFLTSFTLVLLLTFLALLGCPKWPWLHHLRTLFHAWWWKFCGRRPRRQFHYDVFISYCEQDQAWVLEKLVPALEKPLSAGEGLRLCLPERDFGVGQDRMDAMVASMESSRATLCVLSHQALGSHWCNLELRLATYHLVAKPGIARLLLLFLEPIDRRQLHSYHRLARWLQKEDYFDVSLERVEWDAFCEQLRKRLRKAGQERED